AATGACCGGAAAGTACCACATAACTTTTGCCGGGACTTTATACCGTTCTCTACCATCCTTACCCACCTTCCAGCGTGAAAGCTTGCACTTTGGACACTCCGAAGCAGTCTCATATACACCCCTGTATAGAACACATTCATTGGGACACGCGTGGAATTTTGTATACTCAAGGCCTAAATTCGAAAGAGTTTTTTTTGCTTCGTATGAGTTAACAGGTAATGTATTATCCTGAGGTAGGAATGAGCCAACTGTCGAGAGCAGATCATTGAACGCACTATCACTAACACCATATCTCGCTTTCCAGTTCTGTAATTTCAACATTGAATCTAATTTTGTGCAGTCGCTGCCctcaaataaaggttgttgaGCATCGACAACAAACCTCTTAAAATCATGCGAGTCTTTATCGTACTCATCACCCCCCGAATTATCCCCCGGATTACGATATGCTGCTTCACAAACTGCAGCAGCTTCTGAAGCACCAGCAGCCACCGCTTCTGATGCAGCAACCGCTTCCGATGCGGCTTCAAAGGCTGTAAGAAATGCTTCTGCATTATGCTCCTCTTCCTGAGGGGGCAGTGTGCTACCGGCAGACGAAATACCAGCCTTGCCTCCGTGCCAAATCCAATCAATATACCCGAGACTGAAACCGTTTTCGTAAAGATGACCCCTTATTATTTTTaccggaaatttcttgaaattgaCACATTTGCAGCAGGGGCAAGGtatttttttaggatttttacAGTTTTGCTCGGCGCAAATCAAAAACTTTTCAACCCCGACTTCATACTCCAACGAATCCCTCTCTTTCGAAATCCAATCTTTCTCCATATCTATAGGATAACCTATTTCCTAcctaattttcatatcaaatatttaaaacaagCAACGTACAATCACAAAAGCatggtcatatatatatatatatatatacacacacataaaatgcaactataaattatatagtattaaagaatataatatatattataatatacatgtacTAGTCAGGTTACCCAATTTAGAGCAACAAAAATGAAAACATCATAATAACAACAATACCCAATTCAAACTTAGATTAAcataaaaacatgaaaatatgctCGATAAAATTACTACTAACAACAATAATATGCTCAACATCATATAATTACAACTGAACTGCAGCAtgagaaatttaaaaattaggagATGCTCTGTAACATGCACAAT
This genomic window from Daucus carota subsp. sativus chromosome 7, DH1 v3.0, whole genome shotgun sequence contains:
- the LOC108194434 gene encoding uncharacterized protein LOC108194434, with the protein product MEKDWISKERDSLEYEVGVEKFLICAEQNCKNPKKIPCPCCKCVNFKKFPVKIIRGHLYENGFSLGYIDWIWHGGKAGISSAGSTLPPQEEEHNAEAFLTAFEAASEAVAASEAVAAGASEAAAVCEAAYRNPGDNSGGDEYDKDSHDFKRFVVDAQQPLFEGSDCTKLDSMLKLQNWKARYGVSDSAFNDLLSTVGSFLPQDNTLPVNSYEAKKTLSNLGLEYTKFHACPNECVLYRGVYETASECPKCKLSRWKVGKDGRERYKVPAKVMWYFPVIPRFKRMFKSSSTAELLTWHSTNQRIQDGQMRHPADSPSWRNIDYRWPAFGSEPRNLRLALAADGINPHNNGLTNRYSCWPVTLVTYNLPPWLCMKRKFMMLTILVSGPHEPGNNIDVFLQPLVDDLKKLWEEGEPNVYDAFTKSFFTLRAALLWTINDFPAYGNLSGCVNKGYLGCPVMDCYGLL